A window of the Acidobacteriota bacterium genome harbors these coding sequences:
- a CDS encoding bifunctional nuclease family protein: MAVEMRIQGLMIDPITTMPLLVLRDPRTDAKLPIWVAVFEANAIATELEKVKTPRPMTHDLLQSLLRELGGRLRKVTVTDLQDNIFYAVLEVECGGEIREIDARPSDAIALALRCGAPIYARQEVIEAAQNIDLTQGHRDSKRIREWLQGLGQSELGKYEI, encoded by the coding sequence ATGGCGGTTGAAATGCGGATTCAGGGATTGATGATCGATCCCATCACCACTATGCCGCTCTTGGTTCTCCGGGATCCCCGGACCGATGCCAAGCTTCCGATCTGGGTGGCCGTCTTCGAGGCGAACGCCATCGCGACCGAACTCGAAAAGGTCAAGACGCCACGGCCGATGACCCATGACCTGCTGCAGAGCCTGCTGCGGGAACTGGGTGGCCGTTTGCGCAAGGTGACGGTGACCGATCTTCAGGACAACATCTTCTACGCCGTGCTGGAAGTGGAGTGCGGGGGAGAGATCCGGGAGATCGACGCCCGCCCCTCCGACGCCATCGCGCTGGCCCTGCGCTGCGGGGCTCCGATCTACGCTCGCCAGGAAGTGATCGAAGCCGCGCAGAACATCGACTTGACCCAGGGGCACCGGGACTCCAAGCGGATCCGGGAGTGGTTGCAGGGCCTGGGGCAAAGCGAACTCGGCAAGTACGAAATCTGA
- a CDS encoding integration host factor subunit beta, with protein MTKADLVDKVADAASLSRAEAEAVVNTVLDSIVGALKSGDKIELRGFGSFRLRMRRPRQGRNPKTGTRVDVPAKAVPYFKPGKELREMLNPPGGEGNAGGTDAQAPETPPSS; from the coding sequence ATGACCAAGGCCGACCTGGTGGACAAGGTCGCGGATGCGGCGAGCCTGTCCCGTGCCGAGGCCGAAGCCGTGGTCAACACGGTGCTCGATTCCATCGTCGGTGCCCTCAAGAGCGGCGACAAGATCGAGTTGCGCGGATTCGGATCGTTCAGGCTGCGCATGCGACGTCCCCGCCAGGGGCGGAATCCCAAGACGGGCACCCGGGTCGATGTACCGGCCAAGGCCGTTCCCTATTTCAAGCCGGGCAAGGAGCTGCGCGAAATGCTCAACCCCCCCGGCGGGGAAGGCAATGCCGGCGGCACGGATGCCCAGGCGCCGGAGACACCTCCGTCGTCCTAG
- the miaB gene encoding tRNA (N6-isopentenyl adenosine(37)-C2)-methylthiotransferase MiaB, with protein MERLYWIETWGCQMNEHDSEKMAGILEGLGYQRAPNAETADLALLNTCAIREKAEEKVYQALGRLAEAKKRRPEMIVAVAGCVSQLAGEDVRKRAPLVDLVIGPRAVSRLPEHLARLQDERGVVDTTLYQDSLMRRAEPVRKMQGRRKAWVTVMEGCNKTCSYCVVPTTRGREESRSLDDILREVLALAAEGYVEIEFLGQNVNAYRCPDTGAGLADLLRAASRAEGVRRLRFTTSHPLHLRQPIIDAMAEIPEVCPALHLPVQSGSTAVLKAMRRGYTREKYLERVEQLRLAMPDIALGTDVIVGFPGESEEDFAQTLSLVREVGFDQMFSFVYSPRPGTVAGMMADSVPHQRKIEQLMELQAMQREIQFQRHQRLVGRVMEVLVEGRSRRDAGEWAGRTVCNRIVNFPARGLEIGQLVDVRVTQARPNSLRGEWLQLQQALS; from the coding sequence ATGGAGAGGCTCTACTGGATCGAGACCTGGGGCTGCCAGATGAACGAGCACGACTCGGAGAAGATGGCAGGCATCCTCGAGGGGCTGGGCTATCAGCGCGCTCCGAACGCGGAGACGGCCGATCTGGCGCTGCTCAATACCTGCGCGATTCGAGAGAAAGCCGAAGAGAAGGTCTACCAGGCCCTCGGGCGCCTGGCGGAAGCGAAGAAGAGACGGCCCGAGATGATCGTCGCGGTGGCGGGTTGCGTCTCCCAGCTCGCGGGAGAAGACGTGCGCAAACGCGCGCCCCTGGTGGACCTGGTGATCGGTCCGCGGGCCGTCAGCCGTCTTCCCGAACATCTGGCGCGCCTTCAGGACGAGCGCGGCGTCGTCGATACCACGCTCTACCAGGACAGCCTGATGCGGCGGGCCGAGCCGGTGCGCAAGATGCAGGGGCGGAGGAAGGCCTGGGTGACGGTCATGGAGGGCTGCAACAAGACGTGCAGCTACTGCGTCGTGCCCACCACGCGGGGCCGCGAGGAAAGCCGCAGCCTGGACGACATTCTCCGTGAGGTGCTTGCGCTGGCGGCGGAAGGTTACGTGGAAATCGAATTCCTCGGCCAGAACGTCAACGCCTACCGCTGCCCGGACACGGGGGCGGGACTGGCGGACCTGTTGCGGGCTGCGAGCCGCGCGGAGGGCGTGCGGCGGTTGCGCTTCACCACGTCCCATCCGCTCCATCTCCGGCAACCGATCATCGATGCCATGGCCGAGATCCCGGAGGTCTGTCCGGCTCTTCACCTGCCGGTGCAAAGCGGCTCGACGGCAGTGCTCAAGGCCATGCGGCGGGGATATACGCGCGAGAAATATCTCGAACGGGTCGAGCAACTGCGCCTGGCGATGCCGGACATCGCCCTGGGGACCGACGTGATCGTGGGTTTCCCCGGGGAGAGCGAAGAAGATTTCGCGCAGACCCTGAGCCTGGTGCGGGAGGTCGGTTTCGACCAGATGTTTTCTTTCGTCTACTCTCCCCGGCCTGGCACCGTGGCGGGCATGATGGCGGACTCGGTGCCCCACCAGCGCAAGATCGAGCAGTTGATGGAGCTGCAGGCCATGCAGCGCGAGATCCAGTTCCAGCGCCATCAGCGGCTGGTGGGGCGGGTGATGGAGGTGCTGGTCGAGGGGCGCTCGAGGCGGGACGCCGGCGAGTGGGCCGGCCGGACGGTGTGTAACCGGATCGTGAACTTTCCGGCCCGGGGACTGGAGATCGGGCAACTGGTGGACGTCCGGGTGACCCAGGCCCGGCCCAACAGCTTGCGGGGGGAGTGGCTGCAGCTCCAGCAGGCGCTTTCTTGA
- a CDS encoding LptF/LptG family permease, producing the protein MKIWNRLDGYVLREIRSPFFLAVVGFTFVLLLNYLFLLAQQTIEKAVPVQLVLGFLLARLPGFLTLTIPMGALLGVLVGIGRLAGQHEIVALRSVGVSVGRLFRPVILAAMLLTVLDLGVSHYLHPMGRLKERALFQEILRARDFSREVDPGVFFDRLPGAVLFASRSRSSTEGRVFEGVLLYREGSQRGTTDLILARRGQGDFDRDTGQVSLRLDDVEWHVVDPARPETYTVVRTPHETLNFPPDPRFLARRRLGKVSGQKELVGLDLYRSVARRVREVATAPSEGSRIAAKVKLRKAVIELSHRWAYPAAVLVLVFAAFPLAARTRRGGRFAGFAQAMGIIFAFWLLFSIGDGLSEQGTLPPWAGSWLAHLVILAWGVTLWLALLRERGEGAGLLARLPAAVGGLLRRRWGAGGQERRRGPRWVQQDRWGGLTRLDTYLASGHLRMLGISLGVLVALVLAVGLKQAIDSVDPAATRFPWADVFYFVGFSLPGQLQFLFPVAALFGVMISLAALARGGEVMALKSCGIGPARISWPLLIVTLLLSLVYAAAQESVVPAAEREAQRSLDRIKGRTRVEAVSTGRRWVAGEPGHFWIYLDWDGGRETLAAPGYLQVDLDRARVLERVEARTARYEDGRWTFAEGWRRRFGGADRPRFESFEALDLPLAERPALFGATRGRLLFDKNLADQMTFRELMTHLRRVSRAGYPAAALLVGLHRKLINPLLPPLLVLVGIPLVVGGSSRRGSLFGFGLALLIAFGFWALLAVTTSLGREGLLSPAVAVWAAPAILFATGSVLLARAR; encoded by the coding sequence ATGAAGATCTGGAATCGACTCGACGGCTACGTGCTGCGGGAAATTCGTTCCCCGTTCTTTCTCGCCGTTGTCGGCTTCACCTTCGTTCTGCTTCTCAACTACCTCTTCCTGCTCGCCCAGCAGACCATCGAAAAGGCTGTGCCGGTTCAGCTGGTTCTCGGATTTCTCCTGGCTCGACTGCCCGGGTTCCTGACCCTGACGATTCCCATGGGCGCTCTGCTCGGGGTTCTGGTGGGCATCGGCCGCCTGGCCGGCCAGCATGAGATCGTCGCCCTGCGTTCCGTGGGCGTATCGGTGGGCCGACTGTTCCGGCCCGTGATCCTGGCGGCCATGCTGTTGACCGTGCTGGATCTGGGGGTCTCCCATTACCTGCATCCCATGGGCCGGCTCAAGGAGCGGGCGCTGTTTCAGGAGATCCTGCGCGCCCGGGATTTTTCCCGGGAAGTCGATCCTGGAGTGTTTTTCGACCGTCTGCCCGGGGCCGTACTATTCGCCTCGCGTTCGCGATCCTCCACGGAAGGGCGAGTCTTCGAGGGTGTTCTGCTCTATCGCGAAGGCAGCCAGCGGGGCACGACCGACCTGATCCTGGCCCGCCGCGGCCAGGGTGATTTCGACCGCGACACCGGGCAGGTCTCGCTGCGCCTCGATGACGTGGAATGGCACGTGGTCGACCCGGCCCGTCCGGAGACCTACACGGTGGTGCGCACCCCCCACGAGACGCTCAACTTCCCGCCGGACCCACGCTTCCTGGCCCGCCGGCGCCTGGGCAAGGTTTCCGGTCAGAAAGAACTGGTGGGGCTCGATCTCTATCGAAGCGTGGCCCGGCGGGTCCGCGAGGTGGCGACGGCTCCCAGCGAGGGCAGCCGGATAGCCGCCAAGGTCAAGCTGCGTAAGGCGGTGATCGAGCTGTCCCACCGGTGGGCCTACCCTGCTGCGGTGCTGGTGCTGGTCTTCGCGGCTTTTCCCCTGGCGGCGCGAACCCGGCGCGGCGGGCGTTTTGCCGGATTTGCCCAGGCGATGGGTATTATTTTCGCCTTTTGGTTGCTTTTTTCCATCGGTGACGGTCTTTCCGAGCAAGGGACCCTGCCCCCCTGGGCGGGCTCGTGGCTGGCCCACCTGGTGATCCTGGCCTGGGGCGTCACGCTCTGGCTGGCCCTCCTGCGGGAGCGAGGAGAGGGCGCGGGCCTGCTTGCCCGCCTGCCGGCCGCCGTCGGGGGACTTCTGCGCCGGCGGTGGGGGGCCGGCGGGCAGGAGCGGCGCCGCGGCCCGCGGTGGGTGCAACAGGATCGATGGGGAGGCCTGACGCGGCTGGATACCTACCTGGCGTCCGGACACCTGCGCATGTTGGGGATCTCTCTCGGCGTGCTGGTGGCCCTGGTGCTTGCGGTGGGCCTCAAGCAGGCCATCGACAGCGTCGATCCGGCCGCCACGCGCTTCCCATGGGCCGATGTCTTTTATTTCGTTGGATTTTCGCTTCCTGGCCAGCTCCAGTTTCTCTTCCCGGTGGCCGCCCTTTTCGGGGTGATGATCTCGCTGGCGGCCCTGGCCCGCGGCGGCGAGGTGATGGCCCTCAAGTCCTGTGGAATCGGCCCGGCGAGGATCTCGTGGCCGTTGCTGATCGTCACGCTGCTGCTCTCCCTCGTCTATGCGGCTGCCCAGGAGTCGGTGGTGCCCGCCGCCGAGCGGGAGGCCCAGCGCTCCCTGGACCGCATCAAGGGCCGTACACGGGTGGAGGCCGTCAGCACGGGGCGCCGTTGGGTGGCGGGCGAGCCGGGGCATTTCTGGATCTATCTCGATTGGGATGGGGGCCGCGAAACGCTGGCCGCTCCGGGATACCTGCAGGTGGACCTGGATCGGGCCCGAGTGCTCGAACGGGTGGAGGCCAGGACGGCCCGCTACGAGGACGGTCGCTGGACTTTCGCGGAGGGCTGGCGGCGACGTTTCGGCGGAGCCGATCGGCCTCGCTTCGAGAGTTTCGAGGCCCTGGATCTGCCGTTGGCGGAACGGCCGGCCCTGTTTGGCGCGACCCGGGGGCGACTTCTTTTCGACAAGAACCTGGCCGATCAGATGACCTTCCGCGAGTTGATGACCCACCTCCGGCGGGTTTCCCGGGCCGGTTATCCGGCGGCGGCGCTGCTGGTTGGCCTGCACCGCAAGTTGATCAACCCGCTTCTGCCGCCCTTGCTGGTGTTGGTGGGCATTCCCCTGGTCGTAGGGGGATCCTCGCGGAGAGGGTCCCTCTTCGGCTTCGGCCTGGCGCTGCTGATCGCCTTCGGGTTTTGGGCCCTGCTGGCGGTGACCACGTCGCTGGGACGTGAGGGGCTGCTCTCGCCGGCGGTGGCCGTCTGGGCCGCTCCCGCCATCCTGTTCGCGACGGGTTCCGTGCTGCTGGCCCGGGCGCGCTGA
- a CDS encoding ParB/RepB/Spo0J family partition protein, whose product MSKGRGLPPSARMRADAHFVDHITAARPAAVGRMVEIDLIRPNPTQPRRELAGIEELAESVREKGILEPILVRPREDGTFEIIAGERRYHAARRVGLANVPCIEVDVDDRGCLEISLIENLQRRDLTPFEEAEAIARLVEDFSYTHEQIARKLGRSRTSITELLSLNRMPPAVQEACRRADIRTKSTLMEIVRQPTEEDMLSLVAAVASESLTRDEVRERKRRGGGGEGKSEGSRVRPYVFRYKPPGRDFSLSLRFEREVVEPRELLVTLEEIVKDLRRQVAEEDGRD is encoded by the coding sequence GTGTCTAAGGGAAGGGGACTGCCGCCGTCCGCGAGAATGCGGGCTGACGCCCATTTCGTGGACCATATCACCGCCGCACGCCCCGCGGCGGTGGGGCGCATGGTAGAGATCGATTTGATTCGGCCTAATCCGACCCAGCCTCGCCGGGAGTTGGCCGGCATCGAGGAGTTGGCTGAATCCGTGCGGGAAAAGGGGATCCTTGAGCCGATTCTCGTGCGGCCCCGGGAAGACGGCACCTTCGAGATCATCGCGGGGGAGCGGCGATACCACGCGGCGCGCCGGGTGGGCCTGGCCAACGTCCCCTGTATCGAGGTGGATGTGGATGATCGGGGGTGCCTGGAGATTTCCCTGATCGAGAACTTGCAGAGGCGGGACCTGACGCCTTTCGAAGAAGCCGAGGCGATTGCCCGGCTCGTGGAGGATTTTTCCTACACCCACGAACAGATAGCGCGCAAATTGGGGCGTTCCCGTACGAGCATCACTGAGCTCTTGAGCTTGAATCGGATGCCCCCGGCGGTCCAGGAGGCATGTCGGCGCGCCGACATCCGCACGAAAAGCACGCTGATGGAGATTGTTCGCCAGCCCACGGAGGAGGATATGCTCTCCCTGGTGGCGGCGGTGGCCAGCGAGAGCCTGACGCGGGACGAGGTCCGCGAGCGGAAGCGTCGCGGGGGCGGTGGCGAGGGAAAGTCCGAAGGCTCCCGGGTTCGGCCCTACGTTTTTCGGTATAAGCCCCCGGGTCGGGACTTCAGCCTGAGTCTTCGCTTCGAGCGGGAGGTTGTCGAGCCCCGGGAGCTTCTCGTGACCCTGGAGGAGATCGTGAAGGATCTTCGCCGACAGGTGGCCGAGGAGGACGGGCGCGACTGA
- a CDS encoding pseudouridine synthase — translation MSAERLQKILARAGIASRRGAERMIEEGRVTVNGKVVTRLGTQADPEQDHIKVDGKLLLAGRQGPRRYFLAFKPRRMITSLADPEGRPTVADLLRAARIRARVFPVGRLDWDADGLLLLTNDGDLAQKVLHPRQHMPKTYRVKVKGHPDERTLQRLRKGVVLDRGRRTLPAEIRRESDLEGASWLQVTLVEGRPNQIKRMFEQVGHPVRRLRRVAIGPLRLGRLRVGEVRELSERELIRLRRATGMSDEIQAPSRRRGKKRKSSSRP, via the coding sequence ATGAGCGCCGAGAGACTGCAGAAGATCCTGGCCCGCGCCGGGATCGCCTCCCGTCGCGGCGCCGAGCGCATGATCGAAGAAGGGCGGGTGACGGTCAACGGCAAGGTGGTCACTCGCCTGGGAACCCAGGCCGATCCCGAACAGGATCACATCAAGGTGGACGGGAAGTTGCTGCTGGCGGGCCGGCAGGGTCCCCGGCGCTACTTCCTGGCCTTCAAGCCCCGGCGCATGATCACGAGCCTGGCGGACCCGGAGGGCCGGCCCACGGTGGCGGACCTGCTGCGGGCGGCGCGGATCCGGGCGCGGGTCTTCCCCGTGGGGAGGCTGGACTGGGACGCGGACGGACTGCTGCTGCTGACCAACGACGGGGACCTGGCCCAGAAGGTGCTCCATCCCCGCCAGCACATGCCGAAGACCTACCGGGTCAAGGTCAAGGGGCATCCGGACGAGCGCACCCTGCAACGGCTGCGGAAGGGTGTCGTCTTGGACCGGGGCCGACGTACTCTACCCGCCGAAATCCGCCGGGAAAGCGATCTGGAGGGGGCGAGCTGGCTGCAGGTGACCTTGGTCGAGGGGCGGCCGAACCAGATCAAGCGCATGTTCGAGCAGGTGGGGCATCCGGTTCGGCGCTTGCGGCGGGTGGCCATCGGGCCGCTGCGCCTGGGCCGGCTGCGTGTGGGAGAGGTCCGTGAGCTGAGCGAGCGGGAGCTGATCCGGCTGCGGCGGGCCACTGGCATGTCGGACGAGATCCAGGCCCCCTCCCGCCGTCGCGGGAAAAAGAGGAAAAGTTCTTCGCGTCCTTGA
- a CDS encoding 30S ribosomal protein S1, translating to METQPRQNEEDNKQVPDAELDFAALLDEYSPAEDIREGAVTRGRVVKILGDIVLVDIGFKKEGAVARSEFRKTGEEDEIKIGDTVEAVVESLAEDDDYIPLSKEKAERIKVWERVEAAHRSGEVLTGRVIDRIKGGLSVDIGVRAFLPGSLVDVRPVRNLEHLKDQEVRVRVIKMNRRRGNIVVSRKHVLEEENAEKKKVTLETLEEGSRVKGVVKNITEYGAFVDLGGIDGLLHVTDMSWGRVNHPSEVVNIGDEFDVLVLKFDREKERVSLGLKQLQEDPWANAGEKYPLLSRVRGKVVSLTDYGAFVELEEGIEGLIHVSEMSWTKRIKHPSKVLNIGDMVEAVVLDVDEENRRLSLGLKQTTPNPWSVIQEKYQVGDVIRGVVRNIADFGAFIEVEEGVDGLVHISDLTWNRRVKHPAEVLKKGEEVDAKILKIDTENQRLSLSVKDLQPDVWQEFFRRYHSGDILEGKIVRLTDFGAFVELADGVEGLVHISEMAHERLEKPQDRFQVGQSVKVKILRTDPVERKIGLSIKEALDALGGRDLESYNEQVAEEKSAASITLGDMAGGELAALRERAAAKARGDENASASEEEPEEDSGAEDA from the coding sequence ATGGAAACACAACCCAGGCAGAACGAGGAAGACAACAAGCAGGTTCCCGACGCGGAGCTGGATTTCGCAGCGCTGCTCGACGAGTATTCTCCGGCGGAAGACATCCGGGAGGGTGCCGTCACCCGCGGCCGAGTGGTGAAGATCCTCGGTGACATCGTCCTCGTGGACATCGGCTTCAAGAAAGAGGGGGCTGTCGCCCGCTCGGAGTTCCGCAAGACCGGCGAAGAAGACGAAATCAAGATCGGCGACACCGTCGAGGCGGTGGTCGAGTCCCTGGCCGAGGACGACGACTACATCCCGCTCTCCAAGGAGAAGGCCGAACGGATCAAGGTCTGGGAACGGGTCGAGGCGGCCCACCGCTCCGGCGAGGTTCTCACCGGGCGGGTCATCGATCGCATCAAGGGCGGCCTGTCGGTGGATATCGGAGTTCGCGCCTTCCTGCCCGGCTCGCTGGTGGATGTGCGTCCCGTGCGCAATCTCGAGCATCTCAAGGACCAGGAGGTGCGCGTTCGGGTGATCAAGATGAACCGCCGGCGGGGCAACATCGTCGTCTCCCGCAAGCATGTGCTCGAAGAGGAGAACGCCGAGAAGAAGAAGGTGACGCTCGAGACTCTCGAGGAAGGCAGCCGCGTCAAGGGCGTGGTGAAGAACATCACAGAGTACGGAGCCTTCGTCGATCTCGGTGGCATCGACGGTCTGCTCCACGTCACCGACATGTCCTGGGGCCGTGTGAACCATCCTTCCGAGGTGGTCAACATCGGCGATGAGTTCGACGTCCTGGTGCTCAAGTTCGACCGTGAGAAGGAACGGGTCAGCCTGGGCCTCAAGCAACTCCAGGAAGACCCCTGGGCCAACGCCGGCGAAAAGTACCCGCTGCTTTCCCGCGTGCGGGGCAAGGTGGTCAGCCTGACCGACTACGGCGCCTTCGTCGAACTCGAGGAGGGCATCGAAGGCCTGATCCACGTTTCGGAGATGTCCTGGACCAAGCGGATCAAGCATCCGTCGAAGGTGCTCAACATCGGCGACATGGTCGAGGCCGTGGTGCTGGACGTGGACGAGGAAAACCGTCGCCTGAGCCTGGGTCTCAAGCAGACCACTCCCAATCCCTGGTCGGTGATCCAGGAGAAGTACCAGGTCGGCGACGTGATCCGCGGCGTGGTGCGGAATATTGCCGACTTCGGTGCCTTCATCGAGGTGGAGGAAGGCGTCGACGGCCTGGTGCACATTTCCGATCTGACCTGGAACCGCCGGGTCAAGCACCCCGCCGAAGTGCTCAAGAAGGGTGAGGAAGTCGACGCCAAGATCCTCAAGATCGACACGGAGAATCAGCGCCTGAGCCTGAGCGTCAAGGATCTCCAGCCCGATGTCTGGCAGGAGTTCTTCCGGCGCTATCACTCGGGGGACATCCTCGAAGGCAAGATCGTCCGCCTGACGGACTTCGGTGCCTTCGTCGAGCTGGCCGACGGTGTCGAGGGCCTGGTGCATATCTCGGAGATGGCCCACGAGCGACTCGAAAAACCCCAGGACCGCTTCCAGGTCGGGCAATCGGTCAAGGTCAAGATCCTGCGGACCGACCCGGTGGAACGGAAGATCGGCCTGTCGATCAAGGAAGCCCTCGATGCCCTCGGCGGTCGTGACCTCGAGAGCTACAACGAGCAGGTCGCCGAGGAGAAGTCGGCGGCCTCGATCACCCTGGGCGATATGGCCGGTGGTGAGCTGGCCGCGCTGCGGGAACGTGCGGCGGCCAAGGCGCGGGGCGACGAAAACGCCTCCGCTTCGGAGGAGGAGCCCGAAGAGGACAGCGGAGCGGAGGACGCATGA
- the metK gene encoding methionine adenosyltransferase, whose product MDRQLFTSESVTEGHPDKVADQISDAVLDSALRLDPASRVACETLVTTGLCLIAGEITTSQLIDFQAVARQTIERIGYIDPEYAFDATSCAVLVSIDEQSGDIAMGVDRDGAGDQGMMFGYACKETDELMPLPITLAHRLCRRLAEARRQGALSFLRPDGKAQVTVEYEGDRPVAVPTVVVSTQHDPEVSTEDIEQGVIEEVIRKVIPADLLARDATFHVNPTGRFVIGGPHGDAGLTGRKIIVDTYGGMGHHGGGAFSGKDPTKVDRSASYMARCVAKNLVAAGLADRAEVQLAYAIGVADPVSVRVHTFGTGKLPESALVQMVREVFPLTPKGIIEYLDLRRPVYQPTAAYGHFGRSEFSWEQTREVDTLKAKL is encoded by the coding sequence ATGGATCGTCAACTGTTCACTTCGGAATCGGTGACCGAAGGCCATCCGGACAAGGTCGCCGACCAGATCTCCGACGCCGTTCTCGACTCGGCTCTGCGGCTGGACCCCGCTTCACGGGTAGCCTGCGAGACCCTGGTCACCACCGGGCTGTGCCTGATCGCCGGCGAGATCACCACCAGCCAACTGATCGACTTTCAGGCCGTCGCCCGGCAGACCATCGAGCGCATCGGTTATATCGATCCGGAATACGCCTTCGACGCGACTTCCTGCGCCGTGCTGGTCAGCATCGACGAGCAGTCCGGTGACATTGCGATGGGAGTCGACCGGGATGGCGCCGGCGACCAGGGGATGATGTTCGGTTACGCCTGCAAAGAGACCGACGAATTGATGCCGCTGCCCATCACCCTGGCTCATCGCCTCTGCCGGCGCCTGGCCGAGGCTCGCCGACAAGGCGCGCTGAGTTTCCTGCGCCCCGATGGCAAGGCCCAGGTCACGGTCGAGTACGAGGGCGATCGCCCGGTGGCCGTGCCCACCGTCGTCGTCAGCACCCAGCACGATCCCGAGGTCAGCACCGAGGACATCGAACAGGGGGTGATCGAAGAGGTGATCCGCAAGGTGATCCCCGCCGATCTGCTGGCCCGGGACGCGACCTTCCATGTCAATCCCACCGGACGCTTCGTCATCGGTGGTCCCCATGGAGACGCCGGTCTGACCGGACGCAAGATCATCGTCGACACCTACGGCGGCATGGGCCACCACGGGGGCGGAGCCTTCTCGGGCAAGGACCCGACCAAGGTGGATCGCTCGGCCTCCTACATGGCCCGCTGCGTTGCCAAGAACCTCGTCGCCGCGGGCCTGGCCGACCGCGCCGAAGTGCAACTGGCCTATGCCATCGGGGTGGCCGACCCGGTCTCCGTGCGGGTCCATACCTTCGGCACCGGCAAGCTGCCCGAATCCGCCCTGGTGCAGATGGTGCGCGAGGTCTTCCCGCTGACGCCCAAGGGCATCATCGAATACCTCGACCTGCGCCGACCGGTCTATCAGCCCACGGCGGCCTACGGACACTTCGGGCGGAGCGAGTTCTCCTGGGAGCAGACCCGCGAGGTCGACACGCTCAAGGCGAAACTCTAG
- a CDS encoding ParA family protein: MIIAIANQKGGVGKTTTAINLAAALAQKGHRTILVDLDPQANASLSYVDIQTAAKSMYDVLVDPEVRLADVVQECNVENLKVAPARLALAKVEPALAGQLDAHFRLKDKLEAAKEGFDFVIIDTPPTLGMLTVNAMVAATHLLVPIQSSYFALEGTDDLLETYERIRLRANPGLQFLGVVVTIHDKRTILARDIDKQINEVFGDKVFRTRIGKNVRLEESPAYREPIFSFAPASRGAADYYSLSEEVLNRV, encoded by the coding sequence ATGATCATTGCCATCGCCAATCAGAAGGGGGGCGTGGGGAAGACCACCACCGCCATCAACCTGGCCGCCGCCCTGGCGCAGAAGGGGCACCGCACCATCCTCGTTGACCTTGACCCTCAGGCCAATGCCTCTCTTTCCTACGTGGATATCCAGACCGCCGCCAAGTCCATGTACGACGTCCTGGTGGATCCGGAGGTGAGGCTTGCCGACGTGGTCCAGGAGTGCAACGTGGAGAATCTCAAGGTGGCGCCGGCGAGGCTGGCGCTGGCCAAGGTGGAGCCCGCGCTGGCGGGCCAGCTCGACGCTCATTTCCGCCTGAAAGACAAGCTCGAGGCCGCGAAGGAAGGATTCGATTTCGTGATCATCGACACGCCCCCGACCCTGGGCATGCTGACGGTCAACGCCATGGTGGCCGCGACCCACCTGTTGGTTCCGATCCAGTCCTCGTACTTCGCCCTGGAAGGCACCGACGACCTTCTGGAGACGTATGAGAGGATTCGCCTGAGAGCCAACCCCGGCCTCCAGTTCCTGGGTGTGGTGGTAACCATTCACGACAAGCGTACGATTCTCGCCCGTGACATCGATAAGCAGATCAACGAAGTGTTCGGGGACAAGGTGTTCCGGACGCGGATTGGAAAGAATGTTCGACTGGAGGAGTCTCCGGCCTACCGGGAGCCGATCTTCTCCTTCGCGCCTGCCTCCCGGGGAGCTGCCGACTATTACAGCCTGTCGGAGGAGGTACTCAATCGTGTCTAA